The following proteins are co-located in the Xiphophorus maculatus strain JP 163 A chromosome 8, X_maculatus-5.0-male, whole genome shotgun sequence genome:
- the LOC102227720 gene encoding oxysterol-binding protein 2-like isoform X1 produces the protein MNELVKSLPSPTLPGLHLPCLDTHKGWLFKWTNYLKGYQRRWFVLSNGLLSYYRTQAEMAHTCRGTIPLAKAHIEVGDTCHFVLTSGGRTYHLKATSEGECQRWVSALQQAKANATLLVHHSDDSGDETPVPQEDRALTQGALHSLATKLEDLSTCNELIGKHGAALQRSLSELEDLRGSTEGTDKVKAVNERATLFRITSNAMINACRDFLDVAESHSRRWQKALHYEREQRHHLEETIEQLAKQHNSLERAWRENPTSYTGVERSQEGDASDENEEAEFFDAMEDAPSFITVTTTGNIRHKRSGSNQSMMSGGVPTDWTHNESDTSGTNQMQLRRTRRSRIPDKPNYSLNLWSIMKNCIGKDLSKIPMPVNFNEPLSMLQRLTEDLEYSELLDRAARCDSSLDQMCLVAAFSVSSYSTTVHRTAKPFNPLLGETYELDRLEEYGYRSISEQVSHHPPAAAHHVASERGWTLWQHITIDSKFRGKYISVMPLGNIHLQFHASGNHYVWSKVTSTVHNIIVGKLWIDQSGDIDIVNTTTKDTCRLKFSPYSYFSREVPRKVTGVVEDGEGTAHYILSGTWDDKMESAKIVESSRGCGGSEGKQKTVYQTLQPKLLWKKYPLPDNAENMHYFSALALTLNEPEEGIAPTDSRLRPDQRLMEVGLWDEANIEKQRLEDHQRMERKRREAQANQALEEGQDVESYQPVWFEKRTDENTGESSYMYRGGYWEAKERQDWSHCPEIF, from the exons ATGAACGAGCTGGTGAAGAGCTTGCCCTCCCCGACTCTCCCGGGGCTCCACCTGCCTTGTCTGGACACCCACAAGGGCTGGCTCTTCAAATGGACCAACTACCTGAAGGGCTACCAGCGGCGCTGGTTCGTCCTCAGCAACGGCCTGCTGTCCTACTACAG GACTCAGGCAGAGATGGCGCACACTTGCAGAGGCACTATTCCCCTGGCAAAAGCTCACATCGAGGTGGGTGACACCTGTCACTTTGTGTTAACCAGCGGAGGCCGAACCTACCACCTGAAGGCCACATCTGAGGGGGAGTGTCAGAGATGGGTGTCAGCTCTGCAACAAGCAAAGGCTAATGCCACGCTCCTGGTGCATCACTCGG ATGACTCAGGAGATGAAACCCCTGTGCCTCAGGAGGACCGTGCCCTCACCCAAGGAGCGCTGCATTCCCTGGCCACCAAGTTGGAGGATCTGAGCACCTGTAATGAGCTGATCGGAAAGCACGGCGCCGCTCTCCAGCGCTCCCTCAGCGAACTTGAAGACCTGCGAGGGTCCACCGAAGGCACGGACAAAGTGAAAGCCGTTAATGAGCGAGCCACCCTCTTCCGCATCACCTCTAATGCTATGATCAAT GCTTGTCGGGACTTTTTGGATGTGGCAGAATCTCACAGCCGGCGGTGGCAGAAGGCTCTGCACTATGAGAGAGAACAGCGCCACCATCTGGAGGAGACCATTGAACAGTTAGCCAAACAGCACAACAGCCTGGAGAGAGCGTGGAGGGAGAATCCCACCTCATATACAG GTGTGGAACGGTCTCAAGAGGGGGATGCGAGTGATGAAAATGAAGAAGCGGAGTTCTTTGATGCCATGGAGGACGCCCCTTCATTCATAACTGTGACTACCACTGGAAATATCCGACACAA GCGCTCAGGCAGTAACCAGAGTATGATGAGTGGAGGAGTGCCCACTGACTGGACTCACAATGAGAGT gACACCTCAGGCACAAACCAAATGCAGCTACGAAGAACAAGACGCAGTCGTATCCCTGACAAACCAAACTACTCCCTCAACTTGTGGAGCATCATGAAAAACTGTATCGGAAAGGACCTATCCAAGATTCCCATGCCT GTAAACTTTAATGAGCCGCTGTCGATGCTGCAGCGTCTGACTGAGGATTTGGAGTACAGCGAGCTGCTGGACCGGGCGGCTCGCTGCGACTCGTCCCTGGATCAGATGTGCCTCGTGGCTGCCTTTTCCGTCTCGTCCTACTCAACCACAGTCCATCGTACCGCCAAGCCCTTCAACCCTCTGCTGGGGGAGACTTACGAGCTGGACCGACTGGAGGAGTACGGCTATCGCTCCATCTCTGAGCAG GTCAGCCATCATCCACCAGCTGCGGCCCACCATGTGGCATCAGAGCGAGGATGGACTCTGTGGCAGCACATAACCATTGATAGCAAGTTTCGTGGGAAATATATTTCTGTCATGCCGTTAG GTAACATTCACCTGCAGTTCCACGCAAGTGGAAACCATTACGTGTGGAGCAAAGTGACTTCCACGGTGCACAACATCATTGTAGGGAAACTTTGGATCGATCAG TCTGGAGACATTGACATTGTGAACACCACCACGAAGGACACCTGCCGTCTCAAATTCTCCCCGTACAGCTACTTCTCCAGGGAAGTTCCACGAAAA GTGACCGGTGTGGTGGAGGACGGAGAGGGAACAGCCCATTACATCCTGTCAGGAACCTGGGATGACAAAATGGAAAGTGCAAAAATAGTGGAAAGCAGCCGGGGATGTGGAGGCTCTGAaggcaaacaaaaaactgtttatcagaCTCTTCAACCCAAACTCCTGTGGAAAAAATACCCTCTTCC AGACAATGCAGAAAACATGCACTATTTCTCCGCCCTGGCACTGACCTTGAACGAGCCGGAGGAGGGCATCGCCCCAACCGACAGCCGTCTGCGACCGGACCAGCGGCTGATGGAGGTGGGCTTGTGGGACGAGGCGAACATCGAGAAGCAGCGGCTTGAGGACCACCAGAGGATGGAGAGGAAAAGAAGGGAGGCACAAGCTAACCAAGCCCTGGAAGAAG GGCAAGACGTGGAAAGTTACCAGCCAGTGTGGTTTGAGAAGAGAACAGACGAAAACACAGGAGAATCATCCTACATGTACAGAGGTGGCTACTGGGAAGCTAAAGAGAGACAAGACTGGAGTCACTGTCCTGAGATCTTCTAG
- the LOC102227720 gene encoding oxysterol-binding protein 2-like isoform X2, with the protein MPRSWCITREDRALTQGALHSLATKLEDLSTCNELIGKHGAALQRSLSELEDLRGSTEGTDKVKAVNERATLFRITSNAMINACRDFLDVAESHSRRWQKALHYEREQRHHLEETIEQLAKQHNSLERAWRENPTSYTGVERSQEGDASDENEEAEFFDAMEDAPSFITVTTTGNIRHKRSGSNQSMMSGGVPTDWTHNESDTSGTNQMQLRRTRRSRIPDKPNYSLNLWSIMKNCIGKDLSKIPMPVNFNEPLSMLQRLTEDLEYSELLDRAARCDSSLDQMCLVAAFSVSSYSTTVHRTAKPFNPLLGETYELDRLEEYGYRSISEQVSHHPPAAAHHVASERGWTLWQHITIDSKFRGKYISVMPLGNIHLQFHASGNHYVWSKVTSTVHNIIVGKLWIDQSGDIDIVNTTTKDTCRLKFSPYSYFSREVPRKVTGVVEDGEGTAHYILSGTWDDKMESAKIVESSRGCGGSEGKQKTVYQTLQPKLLWKKYPLPDNAENMHYFSALALTLNEPEEGIAPTDSRLRPDQRLMEVGLWDEANIEKQRLEDHQRMERKRREAQANQALEEGQDVESYQPVWFEKRTDENTGESSYMYRGGYWEAKERQDWSHCPEIF; encoded by the exons ATGCCACGCTCCTGGTGCATCACTCGG GAGGACCGTGCCCTCACCCAAGGAGCGCTGCATTCCCTGGCCACCAAGTTGGAGGATCTGAGCACCTGTAATGAGCTGATCGGAAAGCACGGCGCCGCTCTCCAGCGCTCCCTCAGCGAACTTGAAGACCTGCGAGGGTCCACCGAAGGCACGGACAAAGTGAAAGCCGTTAATGAGCGAGCCACCCTCTTCCGCATCACCTCTAATGCTATGATCAAT GCTTGTCGGGACTTTTTGGATGTGGCAGAATCTCACAGCCGGCGGTGGCAGAAGGCTCTGCACTATGAGAGAGAACAGCGCCACCATCTGGAGGAGACCATTGAACAGTTAGCCAAACAGCACAACAGCCTGGAGAGAGCGTGGAGGGAGAATCCCACCTCATATACAG GTGTGGAACGGTCTCAAGAGGGGGATGCGAGTGATGAAAATGAAGAAGCGGAGTTCTTTGATGCCATGGAGGACGCCCCTTCATTCATAACTGTGACTACCACTGGAAATATCCGACACAA GCGCTCAGGCAGTAACCAGAGTATGATGAGTGGAGGAGTGCCCACTGACTGGACTCACAATGAGAGT gACACCTCAGGCACAAACCAAATGCAGCTACGAAGAACAAGACGCAGTCGTATCCCTGACAAACCAAACTACTCCCTCAACTTGTGGAGCATCATGAAAAACTGTATCGGAAAGGACCTATCCAAGATTCCCATGCCT GTAAACTTTAATGAGCCGCTGTCGATGCTGCAGCGTCTGACTGAGGATTTGGAGTACAGCGAGCTGCTGGACCGGGCGGCTCGCTGCGACTCGTCCCTGGATCAGATGTGCCTCGTGGCTGCCTTTTCCGTCTCGTCCTACTCAACCACAGTCCATCGTACCGCCAAGCCCTTCAACCCTCTGCTGGGGGAGACTTACGAGCTGGACCGACTGGAGGAGTACGGCTATCGCTCCATCTCTGAGCAG GTCAGCCATCATCCACCAGCTGCGGCCCACCATGTGGCATCAGAGCGAGGATGGACTCTGTGGCAGCACATAACCATTGATAGCAAGTTTCGTGGGAAATATATTTCTGTCATGCCGTTAG GTAACATTCACCTGCAGTTCCACGCAAGTGGAAACCATTACGTGTGGAGCAAAGTGACTTCCACGGTGCACAACATCATTGTAGGGAAACTTTGGATCGATCAG TCTGGAGACATTGACATTGTGAACACCACCACGAAGGACACCTGCCGTCTCAAATTCTCCCCGTACAGCTACTTCTCCAGGGAAGTTCCACGAAAA GTGACCGGTGTGGTGGAGGACGGAGAGGGAACAGCCCATTACATCCTGTCAGGAACCTGGGATGACAAAATGGAAAGTGCAAAAATAGTGGAAAGCAGCCGGGGATGTGGAGGCTCTGAaggcaaacaaaaaactgtttatcagaCTCTTCAACCCAAACTCCTGTGGAAAAAATACCCTCTTCC AGACAATGCAGAAAACATGCACTATTTCTCCGCCCTGGCACTGACCTTGAACGAGCCGGAGGAGGGCATCGCCCCAACCGACAGCCGTCTGCGACCGGACCAGCGGCTGATGGAGGTGGGCTTGTGGGACGAGGCGAACATCGAGAAGCAGCGGCTTGAGGACCACCAGAGGATGGAGAGGAAAAGAAGGGAGGCACAAGCTAACCAAGCCCTGGAAGAAG GGCAAGACGTGGAAAGTTACCAGCCAGTGTGGTTTGAGAAGAGAACAGACGAAAACACAGGAGAATCATCCTACATGTACAGAGGTGGCTACTGGGAAGCTAAAGAGAGACAAGACTGGAGTCACTGTCCTGAGATCTTCTAG